The following proteins are co-located in the Cytophagia bacterium CHB2 genome:
- a CDS encoding putative baseplate assembly protein, which yields MSIMALQVPNLDDKTFQELAAEAVALIPRYSRDWTDHNLHDPGITFLELFAWLAEMQIYQLNRITDNQIDRFLKMVGMARLARQPARVEIEFTIPAVSTLGLLPAGTRVLPLGHELLIFETEDDFFFTRTRLIAVNSHWSSTSIDHTEANNKEGIYYFPFGEQAAVGATLELGFDQPFADAEIASLFFLLREDDLPAPAPRPEGADEIQPSATLVWEYSVNGTWAQLNALRDTTLSLNRSGRLVFIPPADWTAQNGVYWLRGRLAAGLYEIPPVLEHVRLNVIPARQVETIMHEDLGEGTGLPHQRVRLQKLPLLLAADRERGPLRVGDILNWPEFLTAVRQAGTTGQPATQRRFWDFLPGTLQALIKDELISRLPTDREKYQIVAAFNQILASMELYDSAIFTEIRPPESYQQAAAQPECDFAAAAIIQFNRKLFDLAFANQVARPGLVIQVQDHMVWEDWQRVEDFESSAASDRHYVLEVETGEITFGNGQNGRIPGEGRSMRAYFYQTSRGSEGNVSAGLIWRIEITGAAGARGTNVLPASGGREPETIAEAQLRAQEEMTSRQRAVTSSDFEQLALATPGLRVARAKALPNYHPEFPRLNMPGNVTVVAVPALRSNRVTPAAGAGFLQTVQRHLEARRLVATAVHVIAPVYVEVAVHGKIFKQKKSSTKEVEKRALAALQKFLHPLTGGPNQDGWTFGRPVYAAEIYQLLDEVEGVDHVVGIELEAVALQQIAQKVITIPPNTLVYSGEHQLEVI from the coding sequence ATGAGCATCATGGCCTTGCAGGTTCCCAATCTCGATGACAAAACTTTTCAGGAGCTGGCGGCAGAGGCCGTTGCGCTGATTCCGCGCTACTCGCGCGATTGGACGGATCACAATCTTCACGATCCCGGCATCACGTTCCTGGAGTTGTTCGCCTGGCTGGCAGAAATGCAGATCTACCAGCTCAATCGCATCACCGACAATCAGATTGACCGGTTTCTCAAAATGGTGGGAATGGCGCGGTTGGCGCGGCAGCCAGCGCGGGTGGAGATCGAGTTCACTATTCCCGCCGTCTCAACTCTCGGACTGCTGCCGGCCGGCACGCGCGTGCTGCCGCTCGGCCATGAGCTTCTGATTTTCGAAACCGAAGATGATTTCTTCTTCACGCGCACGCGTTTGATTGCCGTCAATTCGCACTGGAGCAGCACCAGCATTGATCACACCGAAGCCAACAACAAAGAGGGCATCTATTACTTCCCGTTTGGCGAACAAGCTGCGGTGGGCGCAACGTTGGAGCTGGGATTCGATCAGCCTTTTGCTGATGCCGAGATTGCCAGTCTCTTCTTTCTGCTGCGTGAAGATGATCTGCCGGCGCCTGCGCCGCGGCCTGAAGGTGCTGATGAGATTCAGCCCTCCGCGACTCTGGTGTGGGAGTATTCTGTGAATGGCACTTGGGCGCAATTGAATGCACTGCGCGACACGACGCTCAGCTTGAACCGCAGCGGCCGCCTGGTTTTCATTCCGCCGGCAGATTGGACTGCGCAAAATGGCGTCTACTGGCTGCGGGGCCGACTTGCTGCCGGGCTTTATGAGATTCCGCCGGTGCTGGAGCATGTCAGATTGAATGTCATCCCTGCGCGGCAAGTGGAAACAATCATGCACGAAGATTTGGGTGAAGGCACTGGCTTGCCCCACCAGAGAGTGCGGCTGCAGAAATTGCCGCTGCTGCTCGCTGCGGACCGTGAACGAGGACCATTGCGGGTGGGTGATATTCTCAACTGGCCGGAATTTCTTACGGCCGTGCGCCAGGCCGGCACAACCGGGCAACCTGCGACGCAGCGCCGGTTTTGGGATTTTCTCCCCGGCACCCTCCAAGCGCTGATCAAAGATGAACTGATCAGCCGGCTGCCCACCGATCGCGAGAAGTACCAAATTGTCGCGGCCTTCAACCAAATTCTCGCTTCGATGGAACTGTACGACTCCGCGATTTTCACGGAAATTCGACCGCCTGAATCTTATCAACAAGCCGCGGCACAACCGGAGTGTGACTTTGCCGCTGCTGCCATCATTCAGTTCAATCGCAAACTTTTTGATCTTGCATTTGCCAATCAAGTCGCGCGGCCCGGACTGGTCATTCAAGTGCAAGATCACATGGTGTGGGAAGATTGGCAGCGCGTGGAGGATTTTGAAAGCTCGGCTGCCAGTGACCGGCATTATGTTTTGGAGGTGGAAACCGGTGAGATCACTTTCGGCAACGGACAGAACGGCCGCATTCCAGGAGAAGGGCGGAGCATGCGCGCCTACTTTTATCAAACCAGCCGTGGCAGCGAAGGCAATGTTTCTGCCGGCCTCATTTGGCGCATCGAAATCACTGGCGCGGCCGGCGCGCGAGGAACCAATGTGCTGCCGGCGAGCGGCGGCCGGGAACCGGAAACGATAGCGGAGGCACAACTGCGCGCGCAAGAGGAGATGACCTCGCGGCAACGCGCCGTGACTTCGTCAGATTTCGAGCAGCTCGCCCTGGCAACGCCGGGCTTGCGTGTGGCGCGCGCCAAAGCTCTGCCCAATTATCATCCGGAATTTCCCAGGCTGAATATGCCGGGGAATGTCACGGTGGTCGCTGTGCCGGCGCTGCGATCCAATCGTGTAACGCCTGCTGCCGGCGCAGGATTTTTGCAAACCGTGCAGCGTCATCTCGAAGCACGGCGCCTCGTTGCCACGGCTGTGCATGTGATCGCGCCGGTCTACGTGGAAGTGGCGGTGCATGGCAAAATCTTCAAACAGAAGAAGAGTAGCACAAAGGAAGTGGAGAAGCGGGCGCTGGCAGCCCTGCAAAAATTCTTGCACCCGCTCACCGGCGGCCCGAACCAAGATGGTTGGACCTTTGGCCGGCCGGTGTATGCCGCTGAAATTTATCAGCTCCTTGATGAAGTGGAGGGCGTTGATCACGTCGTGGGCATCGAGCTGGAGGCAGTCGCGCTGCAACAGATCGCTCAGAAGGTCATTACCATTCCGCCCAATACGCTGGTCTACAGCGGAGAGCATCAATTGGAAGTCATATGA